ATTCCCTCTTGGAAACCAACAATTTTACCACATGTAACGATTGCCGCTCCTTTTAAAACGTGAGTACGACCAGTTCCTACTGTATCTACCTTTCCTATAACTCCTGGAAAGATTGTTCCTTTGCCACTTACTTTAACACGTGGCTCAATAACATCTTTAACTGGTGTAATTCGTTTGCTTTCACCTGGTCTAGCAAGTTCAATTGATACGTTTTTAATACGTTCATCTTCAAGTACAATGTTCTTAATTTCTTCTTCATTGACATATAGAATATGATTCTCTACCTTAGTCTCGTTGCCAAGTTTGACATCATTTATGAAGACATTACCAATTTCAAGTTTCATATTATCCCTCCTTCTGAGAAGTAGTATTCTTTTTCTTATTATTTTTGTAGTATTTGAATTAAGACTTGTTTTATACTAGGTCTTTATATTCAACAGATAGTTCTTGTTATCCCTTTAGTGTTACATAAAATTCTTGCCCTTGGTCTTTATGGGGTAAGTTATACTTAGTAGTTAGTTTAATACTCTAAACTTATTTTCTTATTCTGTTTCATGATCTACCTATCTTGATTTATCGGTATTTTTTAATCATCGCCTCTATACTTTCCTTTGAAGCATTTTCCTTTGTAACCTCGTCAATCTTTTCTCCATCTTTATATAGGGAGATATTTGGTAAACCCATAATACGCTGTTTAATTGCAAGTCTCCGTGCTTTAGATGTATTCAATTTACAAAACTTAACATCAGCATACGACTCTGATAGCGCTTCCACTTCTGGCATTAAAGCTTTACATGGTTCACAACTTTCATTCCAGTAGTCTACTAATACTAAACCACTTGCCTCTTGAACTTCATTTTCGAAATTTTCTTTGTCTAAAATAATCATATTATTCCTCCTTAAATTTATCTTCTATATATTTTTCTGCTTGCACAGCTGCAATAGCTCCATCAGCAGTTGCAGTTACGACCTGACGCAATGATTTAATACGAATATCCCCAGCTGCATAGACACCCTCTATGTTTGTTTTCATATTATCATCTGTTTTAATGTAACCCCAGTCCATTTCAAATAAACCTTCAAACAACGAAGAATTAGGCGTGTAACCAACAAATGGAAATACTCCAAATGTTCCGTCTTCTTCATCTGCAAAATATTCTGTTACTTCATTTGTTTTTCGGTTTTCAAATACAATTGATTCTACAATTCCATCGCCTTTGATCTCGTTAACAACTGTATCCCACATAAAGTGGATTTTTTCATTCTTAAATGCTTTTTCCTGAATTGACTTTGCGGCTCTTAACTCATCTCTTCTATGAACAACAGTTACTTTTCTCGCAAATTTAGTTAAATACATACCTTCTTCAACTGCTGTGTCGCCTCCACCAATTACAAACACTTCTAAGTCTGTAAAAAAGTCAGCGTCACAAGTTGCACAGTACGAAACACCTTTACCAATTAACTTATTTTCACCAGGACAACCAATTTTTCTTGGGTTTGCACCAGTCGCAATAATTACCGCTTTTGCATGGTATTCATTTTCTTGACTTTTTACTATCTTTATATCCCCTGAAAAATCAACAGAAAGAATGCAATCACGTATAATTTCTGCACCAAATTGTTTGGCTTGATCTACCATTTTTTCAATTAACTTTGGCCCCGTATCATTGGGTGATCCTGGGTAGTTTGCTACTTCATGAGTAATTGCAATTTGCCCACCTGGATTTGATTTATCCACGAGTACTGTATCCATTTTAGCACGTGCTGAGTAAAGTGCAGATGTGAGTCCTGCAGGACCCGCCCCAATAATTAAAACATCACATTCTCTTACCATTTACCTATCCTCCGTTTCGTATTTATAATGCTTGTTTTATGATTTCATAATCAACAAACTGTAAGTCATTCATTATGTGATCATCAAATATTCGTTCATCTCGAGTAGATAAACTGTTCCGAACTAATATTACGGCATCCTCTATAATTTCAATTGACTGTATGTCTAATGTTTCTGCTTCTTTTATGACAACAGTTTTATAAATTGTTTTATCGGCTAAAAAATTACTCGATAAGGGATGTGTCACTAACTGATAGTTCATCTGAATAAGGTCTCTTACTTTTATTAATACATCTAGGTAGTCTTGATCCTCTAGGTATAAAACATTATTTTTATTATTATGTTTATTTACTAGTGGATTATTTGTTACTACTGTCTTCATTATTTTTTGACCCTACCTTTTTCGGTACGACGTGTATATCCTACTTTATCTAAATGCTCGAGATATGCAATGATATATTTCCTTGATGAATTGATTAATTCTCTCATATCCTTAATATCTAAAACATCATGATTTTTGAAAAACTGATCGAGTTGTGATCGTAATTTTTCATATCTCTTTTTAGTTAATACAATGTCTTGCTCTATTTTTATTAACTCTTCCTCTTTAATTAAAGAAAAATATAAACTCTTAACATTACGTCCTTTAACGTGCTTCATAATATCCTCAAGTTTTGGTGGTTTGAATTCAAACCGCTCTATGTATTTCATTATTAATTCTACCGTCTTTTGCTCTTCCTTATTATACATGATCGAAAAACGAGCAAGTTTCACTCGGTCATTAATAACTTTAACCTCATCACACAAATTCAAGAATTCATTAAATGCTTTGTTGCTAATTTCGGCTAATTGAAGTTCTTGTTGACATATTTGACGCTTCATGCCAACTTCATGCGGGTATTGTTTGTGGTAATTTTCTAATAGTAAAATAATATTAGTTTGAAATTCCTTCAGCTTTTCGTTAGTGAGACATGTATGATCGTTAAATATGACTCCATTTTCACGAATTAGATCTCCTACTTCTTCATTAGTATGATGAAGTAGATTTAATTTCTGTTTTAGTTCCCCTAATTTAACAAATGGATGATTGTGTACATAATTGACTATTAATGAACGCGAGTCGTTTTCATCAAACAGTATTAACGTTTCTTTATAGGACTCATCTTTACGATTTACATATTCTCCAAATATATTAATGATTTCAATTCCAGCAATTGTTTTAATTGGATTTATGCGTCGTAATACACCGAGGTCCTTGTTGCTTGCATAGATTGGTTCATCTAGTAAGAGTTGACCATAGACAGTCTCAGCTTCATTTATGTGTTTTCGATTGAAAAACTTAACACGACATTTAATTTCATTCGCTAAATAGTAGAATTTAACTTCTTCTAAATTCTTAATTGGCTCTTCTAAGTTATGAGACACCTTGATTTTCACATCTATGATTTTACTAGGGGAAAAGGTATCTTTAGTGGCTATAATTTTACCACGCTTAATATCTTCTTTTTTAACTCCTCCTAGGTTTAGAGCAACACGCATACGCTTAAATGCTTCTTTTCTAGGTTGTTTGAACGATTGAATACCTCTTACTTTTACCTTCTTTTTTGTCGGTAAAATCTCAAGTTCATCAGATACACGGACGACACCTGATAATGAAGAACCTGTTATTACAACACCCTGACCTTTTACATTAAATACACGGTCTATTGGCATTCTAAAAATTTCTTCACTCGTATCTCGTTCTTTCCTTATATTGTCTTTAATCACACATTTTACATCTTTTGCAGTTTCACTTTTGTATATACTAAACTCTACAATTTTATGTAGATCAAACTCTTCTTTTATTAATTGTTTTACTTCCTTTATTCGTTCTTCTGAGACTAAGTCAATTTTTGTTATAACGACAATGACATGTTTAACATTTAGGAACTTAATAATTTCCATGTGTTCCCTTGTTTGTGGCATTATTCCATCATCAGCCGCCACCGTCAATAAAATCAAATCGATTCCACAGACACCGGCTAGCATATTCTTTATTAACTTTTCGTGTCCTGGAACATCGACAATTCCTACCGTGTGTTCATCGTCTAGATTTAAATATGAAAATCCTAGGTTAACTGTAATTCCTCTCTCTTGTTCTTCCTTTAATGTATCAGTATCAATCCCCGTTAATGCTTTTACAAGTGATGTTTTTCCATGATCAATATGACCTGCTGTTCCAATTACAAGGTTTCTCATTTAAAATCACCTTGCCTCATTAGAGCATCTAAAATGATTTGTTCATCACCTTCACATAGTGTGCGCACATCTATTACATATTGCTCATTATTTATACGTCCTATGACCGGTGTAGTATGTTGTCTCATTATCTTTTCTATATCCTGCGTTGAAAGGTGTTGATGCCTAATTGTTACCCCATAACTCGGTAACTTACTAAGCGGTAATGAGCCTCCCCCTACAGTAGAGTCTATGCGAACAACCTCACAATTAACACGGTTTGTAAGCGCTTTTATTTTATCTGATAAATTGTCTGCAAATTCTCGCAAAGTCTCGGTATTCTTCAAAATCATATTCAATGTTGGAATCGACTGTACTGCTACTAACTCGTCATAATAATCACGTAGTGTCCCTTCTAAGGCTGCTATTGTCATTTTGCCAACACGAAGTGCACGACATAATGGATGCTGTTTTATTTGGTCAATATATTCTCTTTTACCAACTATGATCCCCGCTTGTGGACCACCTAGAAGTTTATCACCACTAAATGTGACAATATCGATTCCACTTTGCACTGATTCTTTAACTGTGTTTTCTTTTATTGAATCGTAGGGACTAAAGTCAATAAACACACCGCTCCCCAAATCTTCCATTGTTATGATTTTTTGTTCTCTGCATTTATTCGCATTCGCTGCAAGCTCTACAATTTCATCATTTGAAACATTCTTTGTAAACCCTTGAATTAAATAGTTCGATGGATGTACTTTCAAATACATAGCTGTCTGTTCACTTGTAGCACGTTCATAGTCCTTAACATGAGTTCGGTTTGTCGTGCCAACTTCTTTCAAAGATGCACGTGATACTTCTATGATATCTGGTATGCGAAATGATCCTCCGATCTCAACGAGTTCACCTCTTGATACAACAACCTCTTTATCTTCACAGAATGCTGCTACTGATAGCATAGTTGCTGCTGCATTGTTATTAACCACAAGTGCAGCCTCACTTCCAACTATGTTTGCAATCATCCCTTCGACGTGGTCATAGCGACTCCCTCTATTACCTTGTTTTACATTATATTCTAGATTATTATACCCACTACAGACTTTTACTACATTATCAATTGCTTGTTTTGATAGCAATGAGCGCCCTAAGTTCGTATGGACAATCGTCCCGGTACCATTTACCACTTTTCGTAAAGAATAGGGGTTCTTTTGTTCTAATCGATGAATGATTTTATGAACTACAGATTCATAACTTAGTTCAGTAATTGCCTTTTCTCTAATTTGAACTCGTATTTCATTTAATGTTTTTTCAATCTCATTTTTTACTTCTATTTGAAAAAACTCTCCTATATAGTGATTAATTTGCTTATCATTTAATAATTTTGATACTTGAGGTATTTGTTTATATAAAGTATTCATTTTACCTCCCGTGGACTTTAATTAGTTTATCACTTCGTTCTCCTGTCTCTCCAATAACTGTTGCTTGTAAAATCCCCTCTTGATGTAATTCCCTAAGTAATCCATCACAGTCATCTTCATCGACAAAAATCATGAGACCACCACTCGTTTGAGGGTCAAATAAGATATTAATATTTTCTTGCGTTTTTGCTTCTTTTGTAAACTCAATATATTTTCCAAAATAGTTAACATTTCGTACCATGCCACCATTAGCATATTCAATACATAGTTTCCTTGTGCGTTCGAATAAAGGAACCCGGTCCATGTAGATGTTTGCTGAAACTTTACTAGCTTTTGCAACTTCACTTAGATGTCCTAAAAGACCAAAACCAGTTACATCAGTTACAGCTGAAACAGCATATTTATGAATAATCTTAGCTGCTTTTTTATTTAATGTTGTCATCGACTCGACTACTTCTTTACAATCCTCTAATTCTTTATTTATATTAATTTCTTTTGAATAGATCCCTGTACCTATTTTTTTAGTTAAGATAATTTTTTGGTTAGTTTTGGCTCCATCATTTGTCTTTAGTTGCCCTTTAGGTACTGTTCCATTAACTGAAAGTCCGTATATAATATGGTCCGTTGATATAGTATGTCCACCTGCAATTACACCGCCTGCTTCATTTACTTTATCCATTGCACCCTTAAGGATTTCAGTTATAACTTCTGGCTCAATTTCATTTGGAAAGGCTAATACATTTAAGCAATTTAGTATATTTCCTCCCATAGCAAAAACATCACTAACGGCATTTGCGGCAGTGATTTGACCAAAAATATAAGGATCATGGTGAATAGGCGTAAAAAAATCAACAGTATTCACTAAGTAATTGTGCTCATCTAGTTCATACACTGCTGCATCTTCGCTGTTTTCGAATCCATGAATCAATCGTTCATCATGTTGTTTTGGTAATACTGAAACTATTTTATTTAGAACCTCCGGTCCTACTTTAGCAGCTCAGCCACCACCACAACTAAATCGTGTAATATCTAGCGCCTTCTTTGTACTGTTCATTTTCATCACCCTAATTTATTATGGCGGAAGCACATGGGAATCGAACCCACCTATGGACTTTTACACCCACAACAAGGTTTTGAAGACCTGTACGAACACCAGTTACGTAAGTGCTTCCATTTACATTTCAATTATATGTGAAAACCCTTTCAAAGTCAAGGGAAATAACACCATTTTACGGAAGATTGTGAAAAATTTGTCGATATTTTCTAGTTACTTATTTCCTACATTAAGGCACGATTATTTTATCCTAGTTATTAGTTTTTTAGATCCCTATAATAACACAATCTTTACCTTTTTGTCTTTCTCTTTCAGGTTAATTAACTTCAGTAAACCGATTAGCATTATAACAGATTAACTATTCGAATTCGCATATAGTTTGTCGTAAAAAATTAATAAACAGCCACTAAACTTATTTGGCTTATTTTAAGTTTATCATTCAATAATACAAGCTCATTTTTTAATGAAATCACGCGTTAAAATTTACGTTAATTGATTCACAATCCTTTAGTGTCATTATATAATATCCACCATTTATTGTAAAGCAATTACCTTATCGTTATACATAACTACGTGCATTATAACAATCTTTTAAAGAATGAGCAATGTTTGCTTAAACTAATAGTTACATAATCGACACTGGTGCTGGATTATGTACATAATCTTTTTCACACGATATAGTCTTTTAATTAGTAATTCGTAGCTAATTAGTACAATATTACCGTTTAAGCAAGCATATGAATTAATTAAAACGTATAAACTACTTTTCTCAATCAAATAGTTAAAAATACATAAAGCTGACCCACAAAAACAGTTTTATTATTTGTCTATGTGGGTCAACTCTTTAAGAAATCGTTAATATGTCATATTTACTTGCAAGTTCTATGAACTTATTCATACTACTAAGTTCCCCTGAAGTTAGTTGGTCTTGTATTTTATAGTATTCAACGCATGTTTTACACGCTAAAACCGGCACACCTTGATCAGCCAGTTCTCTTAAGTGAACCGATATTAGGGACTCATCTGTCATCGTCAAAACACCCCGATTCATACAAAATATAGCAACTGGTTTTTCTTCTCTCTGTTTTAGTAATGTAAAGAACGTCTCAAGAATTGTTTCTCCTAGTTCCTTATCTCCGGCACCTAATTGGTCTGATGATACAAGTATTACTTTGTTTTTCATTATTCTACCCTCCATTAATATAGTATTGATTTCTATTTTACTGTTCTTGTTAACATTCTCGAGCCCTATCTTACACAAAGGCTTGTTTCTCAACTTCTTTAAAATAACAATAGATCGCTATTTGACTCCCATCTAAAATCAAAGTGTGATTATTAGATGGACTAAGTGTTAGTATTTTACCCTGATGGACTAACCTTAGATAATCATCTTCTAACACAACATCAACACTGGTTCCTTCTTTTGTACTAAAGTTGCCACGAAACTGTGTTATAAAAAATTCCTATAGTACTATTATATACCATAGGAATAATTATTTCTATATATTGTAATGGCGTTAACTATTCATTCATTGCATTACTTGTTTCATGTGATCTAGTTAAAATAATTTTTTCTTAATTAATATAATCGTTAAAATTAGAGACATAAAAGTCGATCCCAGTAAAATGTATATAAATGCAAATGGATCATCCTGTATAGGTAACAAAACATTCATTCCATAGAAACTACCAATTACAGTTGGTATTGATATAATAAGTGTAATTGATGTTAATGTTTTCATCACATTATTTAAGTTGTTCGATATAATCGAAGCACTGGTATTCAGCATTCCATTTAACACACCACTGTAAATCTCAGTCATCTCTACCGCCTGATTATGCTCTATAATCACATCCTCAAGCAATGCTTTTTCTTCTTCTGTAAATTGAATTGACGTTAACTTAGTCATCTTTTCTAATACCGGTTGTAATGACTTTAATGATACTTTAAAAAATACTAAACTTTTTTCTAGAGCCAGTAAATGGAGCAACTCGCTATTTGATAATGACTCATTCAGCTCTTTTTCAACTTCTCTACTTTTTTTATCAATTTTTCGTAAAAAGTTAAGATACAGTATAGAATTATTATATAAAAATTGCAGGATAAACAAATTCGGTGTTGATGTGTTAATATCCTTACGTGATGAGTCTTTAATCATTTTTTCTAAAAGTGGTAACTCTTCAACGCAAACAGTTAAGATATACTCCTCTGTAAAGAAAATAGCAATTGGAATCGTTTGATAAATCTCATTTTTTTCTGCACTTGCTATAGGAACATCCACTATAATAACTCCATAGTTTCGCGATACCTCAATTCGTGCTCGTTCATCAGCGTCTAATACTGATTCTATATCTTGTTCATCTATATAAAGGTAAGTAGAAATTGTATCTATCTCTTCTTTAGTTGGGTTTACAACATTAATCCAACTTCCTTTAGTAAACTTTCCCTGCTCTTTTAATGTATTATCTCGTATGTTATATATTTTAATCATAGTATCCTCCTAGTCCCTTATTAACTATAAATATAAACTTAGTGTAACATGCTTTTTAAATATTTATAACATAAAGACTAAATAATCATTTAATGATTCTTTTTTCAATTTTTGCTCTAATTAATATAGGATTGCGTTAAAGACACATTTTTCTCGGTACGAAAAATATGCCTCTTCTTTTAACATGTGATGACTTTACCCTTATTAACTTTAATTTAATGAATTAGTTGCTATGATGCTTATGACTATTCACCATCAAACAATTAATTACTAGTTCTTTTATAGTTATAAACTATTACTTAAACTGCACAATATCTTTTCAGTTAAGTAATTATATTATTTTGCACCCCTCGTTACCGTTTAAACTAGTTAATCATTATTTTTATTGTAATAGAAAAGTCTTAAGTTCTAATAATGAACTCAAGACTTTTCTATTAAGTTTATGGTTTATGATTAAACTCAAGATTTTTATTTAAATCTTAATACGTCTATTTTTTTAAAAACTAGTCCCTATTTAAATAGTTTAAATTAGGTTTCTTTTAATTTGTTAAATAAATAATACCAATTGCACCTTTACCTGAATGACTAGAAATAACACATCCTGCATCAGTTTCTAGGATATTTTCAACTGACAAGTCCTTAATTACATTCGTTTTTAACACCTTTACGCCCTCATAATCTTTTGAGTGGGTGATTAAAACAAATTCTTCATCTAGAATATACTGATCATCAACGATCCTTTTAAATAGTAAATCATAAGCTTTTTGTTTTCCCTTCGGTTTATCCGTAACAATCAATTCGCCATCTTTAACTTGTATGATTGGCTTTATTTTAAATAGAGAACTCATAAAGTTGGCAAGCCCTGAACATCTACCACCCATATGCAAATAATCTAATGTATCAATTACGAAGTGTGTCTCTACTTTAGGGACATACATTCTTATTCGCCTTACAATTTTTTCAATCTCTAGTCCTTGTTTGACAAGTTTTGCTGCTTTTAGTGCTAACAATCCAACTCCCCCAGATAAATTCAACGAATCAATAATATGAATTCTTCC
Above is a window of Haloplasma contractile SSD-17B DNA encoding:
- the trxA gene encoding thioredoxin TrxA, yielding MIILDKENFENEVQEASGLVLVDYWNESCEPCKALMPEVEALSESYADVKFCKLNTSKARRLAIKQRIMGLPNISLYKDGEKIDEVTKENASKESIEAMIKKYR
- the trxB gene encoding thioredoxin-disulfide reductase; the protein is MVRECDVLIIGAGPAGLTSALYSARAKMDTVLVDKSNPGGQIAITHEVANYPGSPNDTGPKLIEKMVDQAKQFGAEIIRDCILSVDFSGDIKIVKSQENEYHAKAVIIATGANPRKIGCPGENKLIGKGVSYCATCDADFFTDLEVFVIGGGDTAVEEGMYLTKFARKVTVVHRRDELRAAKSIQEKAFKNEKIHFMWDTVVNEIKGDGIVESIVFENRKTNEVTEYFADEEDGTFGVFPFVGYTPNSSLFEGLFEMDWGYIKTDDNMKTNIEGVYAAGDIRIKSLRQVVTATADGAIAAVQAEKYIEDKFKEE
- a CDS encoding GrdX family protein; protein product: MKTVVTNNPLVNKHNNKNNVLYLEDQDYLDVLIKVRDLIQMNYQLVTHPLSSNFLADKTIYKTVVIKEAETLDIQSIEIIEDAVILVRNSLSTRDERIFDDHIMNDLQFVDYEIIKQAL
- the selB gene encoding selenocysteine-specific translation elongation factor, whose translation is MRNLVIGTAGHIDHGKTSLVKALTGIDTDTLKEEQERGITVNLGFSYLNLDDEHTVGIVDVPGHEKLIKNMLAGVCGIDLILLTVAADDGIMPQTREHMEIIKFLNVKHVIVVITKIDLVSEERIKEVKQLIKEEFDLHKIVEFSIYKSETAKDVKCVIKDNIRKERDTSEEIFRMPIDRVFNVKGQGVVITGSSLSGVVRVSDELEILPTKKKVKVRGIQSFKQPRKEAFKRMRVALNLGGVKKEDIKRGKIIATKDTFSPSKIIDVKIKVSHNLEEPIKNLEEVKFYYLANEIKCRVKFFNRKHINEAETVYGQLLLDEPIYASNKDLGVLRRINPIKTIAGIEIINIFGEYVNRKDESYKETLILFDENDSRSLIVNYVHNHPFVKLGELKQKLNLLHHTNEEVGDLIRENGVIFNDHTCLTNEKLKEFQTNIILLLENYHKQYPHEVGMKRQICQQELQLAEISNKAFNEFLNLCDEVKVINDRVKLARFSIMYNKEEQKTVELIMKYIERFEFKPPKLEDIMKHVKGRNVKSLYFSLIKEEELIKIEQDIVLTKKRYEKLRSQLDQFFKNHDVLDIKDMRELINSSRKYIIAYLEHLDKVGYTRRTEKGRVKK
- the selA gene encoding L-seryl-tRNA(Sec) selenium transferase encodes the protein MNTLYKQIPQVSKLLNDKQINHYIGEFFQIEVKNEIEKTLNEIRVQIREKAITELSYESVVHKIIHRLEQKNPYSLRKVVNGTGTIVHTNLGRSLLSKQAIDNVVKVCSGYNNLEYNVKQGNRGSRYDHVEGMIANIVGSEAALVVNNNAAATMLSVAAFCEDKEVVVSRGELVEIGGSFRIPDIIEVSRASLKEVGTTNRTHVKDYERATSEQTAMYLKVHPSNYLIQGFTKNVSNDEIVELAANANKCREQKIITMEDLGSGVFIDFSPYDSIKENTVKESVQSGIDIVTFSGDKLLGGPQAGIIVGKREYIDQIKQHPLCRALRVGKMTIAALEGTLRDYYDELVAVQSIPTLNMILKNTETLREFADNLSDKIKALTNRVNCEVVRIDSTVGGGSLPLSKLPSYGVTIRHQHLSTQDIEKIMRQHTTPVIGRINNEQYVIDVRTLCEGDEQIILDALMRQGDFK
- a CDS encoding DsrE family protein: MKNKVILVSSDQLGAGDKELGETILETFFTLLKQREEKPVAIFCMNRGVLTMTDESLISVHLRELADQGVPVLACKTCVEYYKIQDQLTSGELSSMNKFIELASKYDILTIS
- a CDS encoding magnesium transporter CorA family protein: MIKIYNIRDNTLKEQGKFTKGSWINVVNPTKEEIDTISTYLYIDEQDIESVLDADERARIEVSRNYGVIIVDVPIASAEKNEIYQTIPIAIFFTEEYILTVCVEELPLLEKMIKDSSRKDINTSTPNLFILQFLYNNSILYLNFLRKIDKKSREVEKELNESLSNSELLHLLALEKSLVFFKVSLKSLQPVLEKMTKLTSIQFTEEEKALLEDVIIEHNQAVEMTEIYSGVLNGMLNTSASIISNNLNNVMKTLTSITLIISIPTVIGSFYGMNVLLPIQDDPFAFIYILLGSTFMSLILTIILIKKKLF
- a CDS encoding DegV family protein, whose protein sequence is MNNKVTILTDSTCDLTEELLEQYEIKVIPLHVIFEDDKYKDLLDINTDQLFKEVTKRGILPKTAPPTVSNFIDIFYDLIEEGRDIVYIGISSKISYTIQNATIAANEFPAGRIHIIDSLNLSGGVGLLALKAAKLVKQGLEIEKIVRRIRMYVPKVETHFVIDTLDYLHMGGRCSGLANFMSSLFKIKPIIQVKDGELIVTDKPKGKQKAYDLLFKRIVDDQYILDEEFVLITHSKDYEGVKVLKTNVIKDLSVENILETDAGCVISSHSGKGAIGIIYLTN